In the Staphylococcus sp. IVB6240 genome, one interval contains:
- the menE gene encoding o-succinylbenzoate--CoA ligase, with protein MEHWLVQRAYQTPNAIAVETAREQLTFKSLLNLAMQYGSGLAALQEKRIGLLVDNSIEAIALIHGAWLYQIEIAMINNRLTDEEVIKQMQSIKVKTIVVSDNYQSRYMDSQFPQYFNCYVASNILVKEGTRSLAPFDVKSIASIMFTSGTTGTQKAVPQRFSNHQSSAERCLSDLGFDSETRWLTVLPIYHISGLSIVIRSVLYGFTVYLMSKFDEQQVLDAVKHKNITHMSLVPLTLKRLMDNGLTEPYQLEKILLGGAKLERDFVSLALSYQLPIYNSFGMTETCSQFLTASPDMLAINPEAVGRFDGELKIVQPNSEGHGELCVRADNVMDGYLYPEGLQNTFDEEGYFKTGDIASVDSNGYVVIHDRRKDLIISGGENIYPNEIERVAKMHAEVSDAMCVGIRDDYWGQRPILYLVGDIQIEKMYAFLSQHLAKYKLPKEIKYVQSLPYTSTGKLKRQLLNGE; from the coding sequence ATGGAACATTGGCTTGTACAACGTGCATATCAAACACCAAATGCAATAGCTGTTGAAACTGCGCGAGAGCAACTGACATTTAAGTCATTATTGAATTTAGCAATGCAGTATGGAAGTGGTCTCGCAGCCTTGCAAGAAAAAAGAATTGGGCTACTTGTTGATAATTCAATAGAAGCAATTGCATTGATTCACGGTGCTTGGTTGTACCAAATTGAAATTGCGATGATTAATAATCGTTTAACGGATGAAGAAGTGATTAAACAGATGCAGTCTATTAAAGTTAAAACGATTGTAGTGAGTGATAATTATCAATCGCGTTACATGGATAGCCAATTCCCTCAGTATTTTAATTGCTACGTTGCTTCAAATATATTAGTAAAAGAAGGGACGCGAAGTTTAGCACCTTTTGATGTGAAATCTATTGCATCCATCATGTTTACGTCTGGTACAACAGGAACACAAAAAGCAGTACCTCAAAGATTTTCAAATCACCAATCAAGTGCTGAAAGATGTTTGTCAGATCTGGGCTTTGATAGTGAAACGCGTTGGCTAACAGTATTGCCAATTTATCATATTTCTGGATTAAGTATTGTGATACGTAGTGTTCTGTATGGTTTCACAGTTTATTTAATGTCGAAGTTTGATGAACAACAGGTGTTGGATGCTGTAAAACATAAAAATATAACACATATGTCATTGGTACCATTAACTTTAAAACGGTTAATGGATAATGGGCTGACAGAGCCTTACCAACTTGAAAAGATTTTGTTAGGCGGCGCGAAGTTAGAGCGTGATTTTGTCTCATTAGCTTTATCATATCAACTGCCAATATATAATTCGTTTGGCATGACAGAGACATGTTCACAATTTTTAACAGCAAGTCCAGATATGCTCGCAATAAATCCGGAGGCTGTCGGACGTTTTGATGGTGAACTTAAAATTGTACAGCCTAATTCAGAGGGCCATGGCGAACTATGTGTGCGTGCAGATAATGTAATGGATGGTTATCTTTATCCTGAAGGCTTGCAAAATACATTTGATGAGGAAGGCTATTTCAAAACGGGTGATATCGCTAGTGTGGATTCGAATGGATACGTTGTAATCCATGATAGACGAAAAGATTTAATCATTAGTGGTGGTGAAAATATCTATCCGAATGAAATAGAGCGTGTTGCTAAGATGCATGCTGAAGTATCAGATGCAATGTGCGTAGGTATTAGAGATGATTATTGGGGGCAACGCCCAATTCTATATTTGGTGGGAGATATACAAATTGAAAAGATGTATGCATTTTTATCACAACATCTTGCAAAGTATAAGTTGCCAAAAGAAATAAAATATGTTCAATCATTGCCTTATACAAGTACAGGCAAATTAAAAAGACAGTTATTGAATGGAGAATAA
- a CDS encoding DUF1440 domain-containing protein yields the protein MKDKLTFIQVICAAIIGGVISGIVKLGWEVMLPPRTPERNATNPPQELLQKFGFSHDFTHMTYQFSEQSMPWVSFIIHFSFSVAVALIYILLVKRYAKVAMGYGSVFGIVVWIGFHLILMPLMHVVPSMFDQPFLEHVSEFFGHIVWMMVIELVRRYYIYQNAYKQIKQ from the coding sequence ATGAAAGATAAATTAACATTTATCCAGGTTATCTGTGCTGCGATAATTGGTGGAGTCATTTCTGGAATTGTGAAACTAGGATGGGAGGTTATGTTACCGCCAAGAACACCGGAACGAAATGCAACGAATCCACCACAAGAATTATTACAGAAATTTGGTTTTAGTCATGATTTTACACATATGACATATCAATTTTCAGAGCAGTCAATGCCATGGGTAAGTTTTATTATACATTTTAGCTTTTCAGTAGCTGTGGCACTTATCTATATTTTACTTGTTAAACGCTATGCAAAAGTTGCGATGGGTTACGGTTCAGTATTTGGTATCGTTGTATGGATTGGGTTCCATTTAATACTTATGCCGTTAATGCATGTGGTGCCAAGTATGTTTGATCAACCATTCCTTGAACATGTTTCGGAATTCTTCGGTCATATTGTATGGATGATGGTGATTGAATTAGTAAGAAGATATTATATTTATCAAAATGCATATAAACAAATTAAGCAATAA